The following is a genomic window from Oncorhynchus kisutch isolate 150728-3 linkage group LG6, Okis_V2, whole genome shotgun sequence.
AGTAGAAATGATAGTTTATCATTGCATTGACTAGGTTTGTTTGAGTTGTTATGGTGTTAAGTAATTAAAGTAAGATTTTTCTAGAAATAGAAATGTGTAATAACACAGTTTACTGTCTTTTAAAGTATTACAATATTGCAATCTTAGTCAGTTATGTCTGTATAACATATTTGTTATATGATTATGTCACTGACTGTTTGTGTGTACTTCAGGTTTTTCATGTGATGACACACTGTTTTGTGTACTTTaggttttcaaatcaaatgtgtttgtcacatgtgctgaatacaacatgtgtagtagactttacagtgtaaataatgaacagagtagcagcaccATATGTGAAGAGTGTCAAAGAGTATTACATTGTGTCTATGTTATGGCACTGACTGTTTGTGTGTACTTTAGGTTTTTAATGTGATGGCACTGACTGTTTGTGTGTACTTTAGGTTTTTAATGTGATGGCACTGACTGTTTGTGTGTACTTCAGGTTTTTAATGTGATGACACTGACTGTTTGTGTGTACTTTAGGTTTTTAATGTGATGGCACTGACTGTTTGTGTGTACTTTAGGTTTTTAATGTGATGGCACTGACTGTTTGTGTGTACTTCAGGTTTTTAATGTGATGACACTGACTGTTTGTGTGTACTTTAGGTTTTTAATGTGATGGCACTGACTGTTTGTGTGTACTTTAGGTTTTTAATGTGATGACACTGACTGTTTGTGTGTACTTTAGGTTTTTAATGTGATGGCACTGACTGTTTGTGTGTACTTTAGGTTTTTAATGTGATGACACTGACTGTTTGTGTGTACTTCAGGTTTTTAATGTGATGACACTGACTGTTTGTGTGTACTTTAGGTTTTTAATGTGATGACACTGACTGTTTGTGTGTACTTCAGGGTTTATTTTGTAGGGTTGGTTGGCTTGCTTCTCATCTTGACTGCTGAAGCCAGAGTTGGGTAAGGATGTTATAACACACATCTGTTATTACTTCTCTCACATCGTAACCGCACGTTTCAGAATGAATACTCTGTTTGTGTAGTGAATGAACGGTCTGCGTGCTAAATCGTATGCTGTTGTCCATTTATTGATTTGTTTTCCACCGATCCCTTTAGGAACTCCTCTGAGTCTAGCTTCTGCACCGAGTCAAAGGAATGTCTGCTGTATGATCTGGTGTGCAAGAATGACGATTATGAGGTGAGTCTTGTGCAGCACAAATTAATGGCACATTGGGGCTACAACATAGGAGTTTGTTTCACCACCTTTTTTGTGACAGATTTTTTTATGTTTCGTTGTTGGTCAGGGTGGCAGATACAAAACAATAGCATTTGCATATATCAAACTGACAACATGATGATCAtcattatcacccccccccccccccattttggtTATCGCATTGGGTTTTGGTAATTGGAGACATGTTGTAGATCAAGTTATGCAGGGTTGTAGATCACCCTAATCCCGTTCTCAACATCTGTAACTCAAATACACTCTCCAGCAGAGGACTCGTGAGTGAAGGTTTGTGTCTGTGTTACAGGTGCGCCACTATGACTCGGTGAAATGGGTGTCGACAGACGAGGAATGCTACTTCATGGACAAGGCCACTTACACTGCCTTCCGGAGACTCTTCAAATACATCACCGGATCCAAcaaggctggtgtgtgtgtgtgtgtgtgtgtgtgtgtgtgtgtgtgtgtgtgtgtgtgtgtgtgtgtgtgtgtgtgtgtgtgtgtgtgtgtgtgtgtgtgtgtgtgtgtgtgtgtgtgtgtgtgtgtgtgtgtgtgtgtgtgtgtgtgtgtgtgtgtgtgtgtgtgtgtgtgtgtgtgtgtgtgtctgtgtgtgtgtatgtgtgtggatgcACATGCATGAGTCTGTTTCCGTGCGCGTGTGTCTACCTGGTAACAAGTGCTTACACACATGTTTTTTCTATAGGCGTCAACATTGACATGACAGCTCCGGTGACTGTCAAAAttgaagagaagaagaagatgtgGGCGTCATCTGTCTTCACCATCAGCTTCCTCCTGCCGTCTGACTATCAGATGATTCATCCCCAACCCactgatgacaaggtaaagccaaaTCACAAATAGACCCTACGCCCTATGCACTTATGAAGATCTAAGAGGATTTGATTGGTTTAAGCAATATGGTGAAACTTCCACTCAGCCTATCAGAGGGCAGAGTGGAGCTATTACCATATTGCTGACACCTGTCAAAACCCTGTATACCTGACACAATGACATCCACATCGTTATCCAGGGGTCTGTAATATTTGTGTGGTTTATTGTGTGTGGTTTTTCAAATACTTAAGCTGAGCTTGCCTGGCTCAATGgcaccaatggaatagtcccaacaGTGCAAACCCCGCCCACCTGGCACTCTAGAAAAACTGAATCTAAGTTGGACATAATATGATTgtctatcagacctgggttcaagaaGTATTTTTCAAATACTTCGATTTAGCTTTTATAGAGTGCCAGGTGGGTGGGgattgcacttttgggactattccatggTGCCATTGAGTCAGGCAAGCTCAATCGAGCAAAGCTTAAGTATTTGAAAAAACACAAATACCATTTGAACCCATGTCAAGTatgtcatgttttttttaaagaccatGGTTAACAATGTGGATGTCTTTGTGATTTCCCCGTGCAGGTATATTTTACAGAGACGCCAGACATGAAAGTGTACGTGAGGAGCTACGGTGGATGGATGATGTCTTTGACATCCAGTGTAAACTCTATGCTGCTGAAAAGGCAGCTAGACAAAGTCCAGGCCACCTACAACAAAGACTACCACTATGCTGTGGGATATGACAGGTGAGAGCACAGATACAAATCCTTCAATATACTCATATCCAACATCCAACACAATTCCACCAAAATACTTTTTCAAACATACTttaatattttgtgtgtgtgtgtgtgtgtgtgtcctacagcCCAATGAAGATTCTGAATAGGCACAACGAGGTGTGGTACATGGTTGAGGGAGAGCCTGTGTGCCCTACCTCCTCCTAAACATCCTCCTCCATTACTGCTGAGTCTGGCATAACCACTTTGAGGAGGACCAATGGGAGGTGCATGGTAGACTGAGAACATCTGAGAAAATGTGGTTTGGGGGCAACAAAGATATTAACTAAGACatgtgtctctgatctggtggcaCTATAATCCAAAATCAATATGCCACATACTATAGAGTGTATACAAACTGATGTCTTAGAATTTGCTCATACTTATTCAGGGTTCAGTTTGTTAGGGAGGTGACTAGCACCCCTGAGACCTGTGATTCGAACTCTATACATAGAGGTTCTAACGATGTGGGGTGAATGTAGACAGGGATATGTTTGTACTAAATAACTGGTTTCATTTGTCAAAAAGGAAATTACTTTTCACAAACTACAACATTCAATGTTGGACATGATATGGATCTTTTTCTCATTAAAATATGAATAATGTCTGTGTTGAGTTGGTTTCCTCTTAAAAATATGCCAAACAAATACAGTATGATACAGTGAATACAGTATGATTATAATGAACATAAAATCTTGGGTAATTGCGTCAGATACCATATTTGTTATATAGTCTGTCCATGAGAGATTACAATGAACATTACAAATGAAATGTTAAATttgacatttgagtaatttagcagacctTCCTATCCAGAGCGACTTTGTCACTCTTTTCAAAAACACAGTGAAGTCGTATACAGTGAACACTGTACACCTTTCGCCATTCAGTGCCGCCGCTACGAACGAGGGCCATGTTCTAAGAAGGAAGCTCAAATACTCACTTCAGAGTAGCAAGAAAACAGATCACAAGTACACTCTTTGAAAAAAagagttccaaaagggttctttgtagAGGGATAAGGTTCTACCAAGAACTGCTTGGATCAGAATAAAACATTTTGGAAGACAATAGTTCCTTGTAAGTCAAAGGGTTTTACCTAGAATCATAAAACGTTCTAAGAACCGTTTTTGGAAGAAAGGGTTCTTTgatgattctttggaaggcaagaagggttctacatagaaccatatataatatttcccagcatgctctattggaGATTTTCAGAATGATTTGTTTTACTGTAATATCTGTTTTTGCATGTAAATTGATTGGTTGATAaattttatgctacacaaagataaagaACGTACAGTTTTCTAAACGAATCCAATTTGTTAGTAATTGGATTTATTGTATACATTACTGAGgtagttgttccagtttagatgattgAGGTAGTCTCAGTATTCAATcttccctaccctggcagtcattctgaatgcagattgTTGGTGATTAAGGTTaccctcagaacatcctcaatttgtctggtcatggactctacaaggtgtcgaaagcgttccacagggacgctggcccatgttgactccaatgcttcccacaattaaGTATttttggctgaatgtcctttgtccattcttgatacacacgagaaacagttgagcatgaaaaacccagcagcgtggcagttcttgacacaaaccaacACATGCAATTGTCTCATGGACAAGGCCACTTACACTGCCTTCCGGAGACTCTTCAAATACATCAACGGCTCCAAcaaggctggtgtgtgtgtgtgtatgtgtgtgtgtcttctttaacccttctcctccccttcatctgcaatgattgaagtggatttaacaagtgacatcaataagagatcatagcttttacctggtcagtctgtcatggaaagagcaggtgatcttaatgttttttatacccagtgtatcaaatcaaatcaaattgtatttgtcacacaagccaaatacaaccttaccgttaaaatgcttacttacaagcccttaaccaacaatctagttttaagaaaatagagttaagaaaatatttactaaataaaatgtaaattaaaaaagtaacacaataaaataacaataatgaggctatatactgcATAGAAAATGTTGTTTCCCCTTTAAATTTTTCTTCGCTATTCTTTTTACTTATTGCCATTTAGTGGGTGTTAACGAGTACTGTTAGTTATATGCTATGGTTAAATAAGCGTAAGAAAGTCTGTGCGCTGCCCATATTgattgttttgttctatgttcatTTATTTCTTAAATACACTCCCTGAAcatgcttcccgactcccagtgtACACGTTACATGAccaaaaaagagttaaacaaatcaaaatatattttatatttgagattcttcaaagtagccaccctttgtcttgatgacagctttgcacactcttggcattctctcaaccagcttcatgaggtagtcacctggaatgcatttcaattaacaggtatgccttgttaaaagttcatctgtggaatttctttccttcttaatgcgtttgatccaatcagttgttttgtgacaaggtaggggttgtgtacagaagatagccctattttgtaaaagaccaagaaaagaaaaatgacagtccattattactttaacacatgaaggtcagtcaatgcagaacatttcaagaactttgaaagtttcttcaagtactgTCGTAAAAACCAAAaaagaggaccgccacaggaaagtaagacccagagttacctctcctgtagaggataagttcattagagttaactgcacctcagattgcagcccaattaaatgcttcacagagttcaagtaacagacacatctcaacatcaactgctcagatGAGACTGAGTGAATAAGGGCTTCATGGTCAAACTTCTGCAAAGAAACCGCTACTAAAGGATACCAAcaacaagaagagacttgcttgggccaagaaacatgagcaatggaccttACACcagtggaaatctatcctttggtctgatgagtccaaatttgagatttttggttccaaccttcgtgcctttgtgagacgcagagtaggtgaacagatgatctccgcatgtgtggttcccaccatgaagcatggaagagggggtgtgatggtgtggtgatgctttgctggtgacactgtcagtgatttatttagatttcaaggcacacttaaccagcatggctaccacagcattctgcagcgaaatgccatccaatctggtttgcgcttagtgggactatcatttgtttttcaacaggacaatgactcaaaacacacctccaggctgtgtaagggctatttgaccaagaaagagagtgatggagtgctgcatcagatgacccggcctccacaatcacccgacctcaacccacttgagatggtttgggatgagttagaccacAGAGtgcaggaaaagcagccaacaagtgttcagcatatgtgggaacaccttcaagactttaggaaaagcattccaggtgaagctggttgagagaatgtcaagagtgtgcaaagctgtaaaggcaaagggtgactactttttaacacttttttggttattacatgattccgtatgttttatttaatagttttgacgtcttcaccatagtaaaaataaagaaaaacccttgaatgagtaggtgtgtccaaacttttgactggtactgtatgtgtcatgggtgttttttttttgtattgtatTACTTTTTTTATAATATTTTTCTTAAAATATATTTGCTGATTAATATTCCAACCAATGATATATGATTGAAAGTTGCTGTCTTGTTTGCTGTCTTGATGGGTGttatgtttttgttgttatttgTGTTGTGTAATGTCATATTGATTTtgaaaaatgtatacaaaaactTTATTGACAAGAAAAATGTGTGTAGGTACAGGTTAgacgaggtaatttgtacatgtagataggggtaaagggactatgcatagataataaacagcgagtagcagaagtg
Proteins encoded in this region:
- the LOC109891879 gene encoding heme-binding protein 2-like, coding for MVYFVGLVGLLLILTAEARVGNSSESSFCTESKECLLYDLVCKNDDYEVRHYDSVKWVSTDEECYFMDKATYTAFRRLFKYITGSNKAGVNIDMTAPVTVKIEEKKKMWASSVFTISFLLPSDYQMIHPQPTDDKVYFTETPDMKVYVRSYGGWMMSLTSSVNSMLLKRQLDKVQATYNKDYHYAVGYDSPMKILNRHNEVWYMVEGEPVCPTSS